A single region of the Epinephelus fuscoguttatus linkage group LG14, E.fuscoguttatus.final_Chr_v1 genome encodes:
- the LOC125900316 gene encoding transcription factor Adf-1-like, translated as VDAKMEEKVVIAVCGYPELYDTTCLLYRDCNKKEQAWVKVAEETGVPVDQCRKKWKSLRDTYLKERRKEAEKRSGAAAGPVKRWKYSAALSFLNPFITPREKDRAAGYRESEAGLVEDQGEAAGPSGIESGGLLTDEDAHR; from the exons GTTGATGCCAAGATGGAGGAGAAGGTTGTGATCGCGGTGTGCGGCTACCCGGAGCTCTATGACACAACatgtctactctacagagactgcaacaaaaaggagcaggcttgggtgaaagtcgccgAGGAGACTGGTGTAcctg tggatcAGTGTCGAAAGAAATGGAAGAGCCTCAGGGACACTTATTtaaaggaaaggaggaaggaggcAGAGAAAAGGAGCGGGGCAGCGGCAGGGCCAGTGAAGAGGTGGAAGTACTCTGCAGCCCTTTCCTTCCTCAACCCCTTCATAACCCCGAGGGAGAAGGATAGGGCCGCAGGGTACAGAGAGTCGGAAGCAGGGCTGGTCGAGGACCAGGGAGAGGCAGCAGGCCCCTCAGGGATTGAGTCCGGAGGTTTGTTGACAGATGAAGATGCACACAGATAA